One Chloroflexota bacterium genomic region harbors:
- a CDS encoding lysylphosphatidylglycerol synthase transmembrane domain-containing protein, with translation MSSEPPHGHSVYEPSEFLGAPAAEAIPESEVSLAQRFLNLRTIGSLVFAVLILFLFFRVVLNIDFAATWNLIRGADLVLLLGALVVYYLTFPLRGGRWWYILGKVGTRIRYWVATEILFLSWFVNCLVPAKLGDLYRAFLLKGNFGGSASRTVGTIFVERIGDVVVIFSLALAAGFWSFRGRERPELDLIFAAGFLLAAVLILLLLGLRFAGHHVDRFLPRRVEGFYTRFREGSTAALTPRALAVIGTLTVLVWLAEGLRVFFVIKALDLPDAQVGISAAVFVALVAALLTAIPLTPAGLGFVEAGIVGALTLYGVSAESAVAIALTDRAISVLTVIVLGGLDYVRSPLVRRAHRAGLGNPPSQEPLTGT, from the coding sequence ATGAGCAGCGAGCCACCCCACGGTCACTCGGTCTACGAGCCGAGCGAGTTTCTGGGCGCGCCGGCAGCGGAGGCCATCCCCGAGAGCGAGGTGTCGCTGGCCCAGCGGTTCCTGAACCTGCGCACCATCGGCTCGCTGGTCTTTGCCGTGCTCATCCTGTTCCTCTTCTTCCGGGTCGTGCTCAACATCGATTTCGCCGCCACGTGGAACCTGATCCGGGGCGCCGACCTGGTGCTCCTGCTCGGAGCGCTGGTTGTCTACTACCTGACCTTTCCGCTGCGCGGCGGGCGGTGGTGGTACATCCTGGGCAAGGTCGGGACCCGGATCCGGTACTGGGTCGCCACCGAGATCCTGTTCTTGTCGTGGTTTGTGAACTGCCTGGTCCCCGCCAAGCTGGGTGACCTGTATCGCGCCTTCCTGCTGAAGGGCAACTTCGGAGGATCGGCGTCGCGCACGGTGGGCACGATCTTCGTGGAGCGGATTGGCGACGTGGTCGTCATCTTCTCGCTGGCCCTGGCCGCCGGCTTCTGGAGCTTCCGCGGCCGCGAGCGTCCGGAGCTAGACCTCATCTTCGCGGCCGGGTTCCTGCTGGCGGCGGTCCTCATCCTGCTCCTGCTTGGTCTTCGGTTTGCGGGCCACCACGTCGACCGCTTCCTGCCGCGACGCGTGGAGGGGTTCTACACCCGCTTCCGTGAGGGGAGCACGGCGGCGCTCACGCCCCGGGCGTTGGCCGTGATCGGCACCCTGACCGTCCTCGTCTGGCTGGCCGAAGGGCTGCGGGTCTTCTTCGTGATCAAGGCACTCGATCTTCCCGACGCCCAGGTGGGGATCTCGGCCGCCGTGTTCGTGGCACTCGTGGCCGCGCTCCTGACCGCCATCCCGCTCACCCCGGCCGGCCTCGGGTTCGTCGAGGCCGGGATCGTTGGCGCGCTCACCCTGTACGGGGTCAGTGCGGAGTCCGCGGTGGCCATTGCGCTCACCGATCGGGCCATCTCGGTCCTGACCGTGATCGTCCTGGGCGGCCTGGACTACGTCCGCAGTCCGCTCGTACGGCGTGCTCATCGGGCCGGCCTGGGGAACCCGCCCAGCCAGGAGCCGCTGACCGGCACCTGA
- a CDS encoding PHP domain-containing protein: MTATVAAPTAVRERTGEDRRGLAFADFHCHTRHSRDSRLGEDRFIELALERGLTHVAVTDHNTIEGSVVVRDRAERLGVTDRLTVILGQEVSSADGEIIGLFIESTIPRGLSAEETADAIHAQGGLVSVPHPFDPFRRSHIRPEPLERLAASRRIDAVEVFNSRVTLPRHNQQAAEFAARHGIPGVACSDSHTALEVAMSFNALPAFASAAELSAVLPDNEWHGSRTTKLVHLGTRWAVASKWVGRRARPNR; this comes from the coding sequence GTGACGGCGACCGTGGCGGCCCCGACCGCGGTCCGCGAGCGTACCGGGGAAGACCGTCGCGGGCTGGCGTTCGCGGATTTCCACTGCCATACCCGCCACAGCCGCGACTCCCGCCTGGGGGAGGACCGCTTCATCGAGCTCGCCCTGGAGCGGGGACTGACCCACGTGGCGGTCACCGATCACAACACGATCGAGGGCTCGGTCGTCGTTCGTGACCGAGCCGAACGGCTGGGCGTGACCGATCGACTGACGGTGATCCTCGGCCAGGAGGTGTCGAGCGCTGACGGGGAGATCATCGGGCTCTTCATCGAGTCCACGATCCCGCGCGGGCTGAGCGCCGAGGAGACCGCGGATGCCATCCATGCGCAGGGCGGCCTGGTATCGGTTCCCCATCCGTTCGATCCGTTCCGGCGGTCCCACATCCGCCCGGAGCCCCTTGAGCGTCTGGCGGCCAGTCGTCGGATCGATGCCGTGGAGGTCTTCAACAGCCGGGTCACCCTCCCGCGCCACAACCAGCAGGCCGCCGAATTTGCCGCGCGGCACGGGATCCCGGGCGTCGCGTGCTCGGACTCCCACACGGCCCTCGAGGTGGCCATGAGCTTCAACGCGCTGCCGGCCTTCGCCAGCGCCGCCGAGCTGTCGGCGGTTCTGCCCGATAACGAGTGGCATGGCAGCCGGACGACCAAGCTGGTCCACCTTGGCACCCGATGGGCGGTGGCATCCAAATGGGTGGGACGCCGGGCTCGACCGAACCGATGA